The sequence gtacaaagagagcgcagtctactgaagttaaattcatcaatagttttcccctttgaaagacgcaaggcaaaatccttccatttcaccatgttgctacaatgatcttcactgttttcatgctgtttcagcagtgcacctatgttgacccaatcccgctgtccctcggctgccagttttaaggactttttggaaaataatttgcagcaaaagcaatagactgcatctttacttcttgaataagtcagccagctacgcttgactttttccccattgactagctgtctgtaggtataatgataatgaaaacttgggccatcatgccgtttggggaatgaaaagttctccttaatagacagtggtcctctgatcacctgctcagtcctgtctgaatctgagaggaaagatatggcgtcacattagtgccaaaaatccaagcgcataaaaactgttatcgcgcgctgattctccactttgtgcgcgcgtgacacccttttgcacgcgcgtggtgtctttttgcgcgcgcgtggtgtctttttgcgcgcgcgcggtgcctttctgcgcgcgcgccgtctcggtctgtgcgctctctgtgtactcctggcatctctcctcgcgctgtcattttttttttggcactttgggggcaggtatgcttagacagcccctcctttctgattggctctgagcatttttcatatgaccaatcattctccagcgtagcaacgttgtagccatcttacctcggacagctagcctcaatcattacattgatcaatctcaatcaatcaatctttatttatatagccctaaatcacaagtgtctcaaagggctgcacaagccacaacgacatcctcggtacaaagcccacataagggcaaggaaaaactcaccccagtgggacgtcgatgtgaatgactatgagaaaccttggagaggaccgcatatgtgggtaaccccccccctctaggggagaccgaaagcaatggatgtcgagtgggtctgacataatattgtgagagtccagtccatagtggatccaacataatagtaagagtccagtccatagtggggccagcaggacaccatcccgagcggagacgggtcagcagcgcagagatgttccctgccgatgcacaggcgagcggtccaccccgggtcccgactctggacagccagcacttcatccatggccaccggacctgtgcccccccctcaaggaaaaggggagcagaggagaaaagaaaagaaacggcagatcaactggtctaacaggggggctatttaaaggctagagtatacaaatgagttttaagatgggacttaaatgcttctactgaggtagcatctctaattgttaccgggagggcattccatagtactggagcccgaatagaaaacgctctatagcccgcagactttttttgggctctgggaatcactaataagccggagttctttgaacgcagatttcttgccgggacatatggtacaatgcaatcgacaagataggacggagctagaccgtgcagtattttataaatcaaatcaaatcaaatcaactttatttataaagcacatttaaaatttaccacaggggtagccaaagtgctgtacaatgagcaggttaaaagataaaacgagtaccgagcaaacacaacacaacacaaacagaacacgataaaaaataaataattaaaatagaatgaataaaaacataaaaacataaaaacaggatcacagcaggtgtattatggggcgccattgcaggatggatatcactcagtgttaaaagccatggaataaaagtatgtttttaagagagatttaaaaacaggaagagaggaggcttgtctaacactcaggggtaggtcgttccagagcttgggagcagcaacggcgaaagctctgtcacctctaagcttcagccttgtgtcagggaccgtcaacagcagctgatcggctgatcttaaggatcgggtggggcagtaaggctgaaggaggtcggagagataggttggcgcgaggttgtttagacatttaaaaacaaataaaaggagtttaaaatgtattcggtaacgcacagggagccagtgaagggacgctaaaataggggtgatgtgctcacgtctgcgggtctgtgttagcagacgagcagcagagttctgcacgagctgcaggcgggcgagggaggcctggctaatgccaacatacagggcattacaataatcaagacgagtcgagataaaagcgtggattaatttctcaagatcatgtcttgatagaagcggtttcactttcgctatttggcgtaattgataaaagcttttttgaacgactctgctgatttgtttttcgaatttaaaatctgagtcaaactttacccccaggtttgtgacagagtatacgtaagtagtaaaaccttaaagtcacatcttaagtgcacaggaagccagtgcttccttattgagtttacaaccccctggcgcttatttgtactgtttttgtacttattttgattattattatttctcgattgtttgtaaatgttgcagtttataaataaaggttgttaaaatgaaaataaaaacaataaattggGAGATGAATAACGTGTCTCTCTATCTACACTAGGGGGCGGTAACGAACGTTTCTAAGCGCAATACTccacgaaaaaaaaaaagtaaacaaagctCACTTCCGGTACTCGTCAGTAGCAGCGGGTGACCACAGACTGttgaattgttttgttgttttgaaGCTTCTATTtcaatttattttgttgttttgaaGCTTCTATTTCAAGCTGCAGCGGCGAAAACATGTCCGACGCCCTGCCAGTGTGGTTCGCAGTCCAGGCGGAGCTCCTGGGACACGAGGAAGAAGTGGACTCGCAGTCCAAGAGCTGCTTTGCTTGCTACGACGACGACACTTTGTTCGAGATGTTCCATTTAACGCGCGCTTGCATCGAGTTCGTGGCGGACATCGTGCGTGTCCGCATGAAGCAATACATGCTCACGCCCTCCTCCGTGGACATCATGATCATGATCACGCTCAATTTCTTCGCTCTCGGCGCCTCCGCCGTCTCCCTCCTGAGGCGCTTCGACCTGAAGACGGACTGCCGGCAAATTGTGTGGACGGTGTCCGAGGTGGTCGCCGGTATGTCGGATCAGTTCATCTCCTTCCCGCAGACGCGCAAAGCCAAAGTGGACATCGCGCACATGGCGGAGGAGTTCTGCGGAATCCCCGACGTCCTGGGCGTGCTGGCGCCCACTCACTTCCACATCCGAACATCCACGCATGACAAGAACTGGTCGGAGTTGGTACGTCAGCAATACGTCAACGCGCTGGGCTACAAGTCGGTGGTGAGCCAGATGATTTGTGACCTGGACGGCAACATCCTGAGTGTGGAGAAGTGTTGCGTGGGCAGCACCAGCGACCAGGACTTGTGGTGCACCTCCTTTAGAGGGCGGGAGATCGAGGATGAACTCTATGGACAATACTGGGTGATAGGTGAGGATGTGAGGATGGTTTATTTCTTGGAAGCATCCATTGactaggtgtcaaactcaagaccaggggcctgatctggcccgccacttccttttatgtggtccgtcatgtcattcatcatggtccgtcacgtcattcaacCACATCGTTtagagtggcccaccacatcattttctaTTCAtcatggtccgtcacgtcattcaacCACATCGTTtagtgtggcccgccacatcattcaatgtggtccatctCGTCATTTAACCACATCGTTTAGaggggcccaccacatcatttctaTTCAtcatggtccgtcacatcatttagtgtggcccgccacatcgttcaTCGTGGTCCGTCCCGTCATTTAACCACATTtagagtggcccaccacatcattcaatgtggtccgtcacgtcatttaaccacatgatttaaattggcccgccacatcgttcaccgtggtccgtcacgtcatttaaccacatttagtgtggtccaccacatcattcaatgtggttcgtcacgtcatttaaccacatttagagtggcccaccacatcattcaatgtggtccatcacgtcatttaaccacatttagtgtggtccaccacatcattcaacgtggttcgtcacgtcatttaaccacATCATTtagtttggcccgccacatcgttcaacgtggtccgtcacgtcatttaaccacatttagtgtggcccaccacatcattcaatgtggtccatcacgtcatt is a genomic window of Nerophis lumbriciformis linkage group LG11, RoL_Nlum_v2.1, whole genome shotgun sequence containing:
- the LOC133610932 gene encoding putative nuclease HARBI1, whose translation is MSDALPVWFAVQAELLGHEEEVDSQSKSCFACYDDDTLFEMFHLTRACIEFVADIVRVRMKQYMLTPSSVDIMIMITLNFFALGASAVSLLRRFDLKTDCRQIVWTVSEVVAGMSDQFISFPQTRKAKVDIAHMAEEFCGIPDVLGVLAPTHFHIRTSTHDKNWSELVRQQYVNALGYKSVVSQMICDLDGNILSVEKCCVGSTSDQDLWCTSFRGREIEDELYGQYWVIGGEGYHLSKRVLTPVSDPKSDAQIRFNEAHAKLHSVTRTTLRSLKWRFRCLTKLGFTLDKLTNVVKACCVLHNIAKKFSVPLPPGEEKFEDPQPRNPCQGSAAVINPDGLRARQELIESSFSTVPGQGEPE